DNA sequence from the Salifodinibacter halophilus genome:
CGCCGGCGCGCACCATAACCAGGCCGACGGCCAAACCATGTTCATCCTGATTATTGCCTATGCCGGAGCCGAGGCCAGTGTCGGGCTCGGCCTACTCATCCAGCTTTTCAACCGAACCAAAGATGTCGACATCGCCGCAGCCAGTGAGATGAACGGATGAGTGCCGTATTTCTTACCATCGTTTTCCCGCTACTCGGCGCGCTAATCCTGTCGCTCCGGCCCGGCATGCCGGACCGAAGCGCGAAACTCATCGGCGCCGGATCGGTCGGCCTGTCGGCCCTGACCATGATCTGGCTGATGATTGCCTGGTTTTCGGCCGGTGGCGGCGCTTATGTCCAGATGCTGTGGCACTGGGTCGAGGTCGGTGACTTCTCGATGCCGA
Encoded proteins:
- the nuoK gene encoding NADH-quinone oxidoreductase subunit NuoK; this encodes MQGLPMSYGLALAGILFVLGLAGLVVRRNMLFMLMCLEIMLNAAGLAFIVAGAHHNQADGQTMFILIIAYAGAEASVGLGLLIQLFNRTKDVDIAAASEMNG